In Hyalangium gracile, the following proteins share a genomic window:
- a CDS encoding tetratricopeptide repeat protein, translating into MTQTNWLPGIIALGISLLCGLAYLLLQKSKGGTSATPTPQRDGVLDDLDRRAQSLIEQLKELVADKHNLAPEQFEAEKSRLEREAAAALRARDEHLQRKPGTAGAPGSAAPAPGQAAPAPTGFAARNPQLVGALWGAGVVLFFGSLGYLLVSEQRARDDGMEATGRIPPGQSAPGQQQQPPQRMPGEDEELAAARQRLEANPNDLEAAAFVGHEMIRTRELEMAEKVTQKSLAVDPFHVESRVHLGVLHALRGDVERAERDLLELADTYPGAQEALLFLGFINLQSGNRPKALDYFERFTVEVPRNQQPPGLDAAIAQLRQEVGR; encoded by the coding sequence ATGACGCAGACCAACTGGTTGCCGGGCATCATCGCCCTGGGCATCTCCCTGCTCTGCGGGCTGGCCTACCTGCTGCTCCAGAAGAGCAAGGGCGGCACCTCCGCCACGCCTACGCCCCAGCGTGACGGCGTGCTGGACGATCTCGATCGGCGCGCGCAGTCGCTCATCGAGCAGCTCAAGGAGCTGGTGGCGGACAAGCACAACCTCGCCCCCGAGCAGTTCGAGGCGGAGAAGTCCCGACTGGAGCGCGAGGCCGCGGCGGCGCTGCGGGCCCGCGATGAGCACCTGCAGCGCAAGCCTGGAACGGCTGGCGCGCCCGGCTCGGCGGCTCCTGCTCCCGGCCAGGCCGCTCCTGCTCCGACGGGCTTCGCCGCTCGGAACCCTCAGCTGGTGGGTGCCCTGTGGGGTGCAGGCGTGGTGCTCTTCTTTGGATCGCTGGGCTACCTGCTCGTCTCGGAGCAGCGGGCTCGTGACGATGGCATGGAGGCCACCGGGCGGATTCCCCCGGGTCAGTCCGCCCCGGGTCAGCAGCAGCAGCCGCCGCAGCGGATGCCCGGTGAGGACGAGGAGCTCGCCGCGGCCAGGCAGCGCCTGGAGGCCAACCCGAACGATCTGGAGGCCGCGGCCTTCGTGGGACACGAGATGATCCGGACCCGCGAGCTCGAGATGGCCGAGAAGGTCACCCAGAAGTCGCTCGCCGTGGATCCGTTCCACGTCGAGTCCCGTGTCCACCTCGGGGTGCTGCACGCCCTGCGAGGCGACGTCGAGCGCGCGGAGAGGGACCTGCTGGAGCTGGCCGACACCTACCCGGGCGCCCAGGAGGCGCTGCTCTTCCTCGGCTTCATCAACCTGCAGTCGGGCAACCGCCCCAAGGCCCTGGACTACTTCGAGCGCTTCACCGTCGAGGTGCCGCGCAACCAGCAGCCGCCGGGCCTTGACGCCGCCATCGCCCAGCTCCGCCAGGAAGTCGGCCGCTGA
- a CDS encoding GNAT family N-acetyltransferase: MIRESEVTPEPRPSQWLQVEIVHEHAVLARMRSEWDALLDASDAGPFNAWEWIYPWCRRIAPDRRPLVLTARDRTGTLVGLMPLGFELRHVLGRQVGRLSFLGETHIGSDYLDVVARRGMEEAVTRAFAHGLREMHGGWDVLDLTDLHEDSLTVKVLRETFPELEVRVTERYVCPYETFTPGEPFDAFLKRTGRRDNFLRRRKWLEKQEGYRIERTEAPGELAGPMTDFFRLHAARWAEDGGSQGIKGKGVESFHRDATQFLAERGRLRMYIMKVGGQAVASVYGILHRDTFIYFQSGYDPAWRNRSVGLVLVGETFKDAIEAGLTEYDFLRGTETYKSDWTTKQRRTVSVRIHATQGAGHWFTRHEEVARDAREVLKRVLPSETVERIRRFRRRRAAV; encoded by the coding sequence ATGATCCGTGAATCCGAGGTGACACCCGAGCCGCGGCCTTCGCAGTGGCTCCAGGTGGAGATCGTCCACGAGCACGCCGTGCTGGCGCGGATGCGCTCCGAGTGGGACGCGCTGCTCGACGCGAGCGACGCGGGCCCCTTCAACGCCTGGGAGTGGATCTACCCCTGGTGCCGCCGCATCGCGCCGGACCGCCGGCCGCTGGTCCTCACCGCGCGAGACAGGACGGGCACGCTGGTGGGCCTGATGCCGCTCGGCTTCGAGCTGCGCCACGTCCTTGGGCGCCAGGTGGGCCGGCTCTCCTTCCTGGGCGAGACGCACATCGGCAGCGACTACCTGGACGTGGTGGCGCGGCGGGGCATGGAGGAGGCGGTGACGCGCGCCTTCGCCCACGGGCTGCGCGAGATGCACGGCGGCTGGGACGTGCTGGACCTCACGGACCTGCACGAGGACTCGCTGACCGTGAAGGTGCTGCGAGAGACCTTCCCGGAGCTGGAGGTCCGCGTCACGGAGCGCTACGTGTGCCCGTACGAGACCTTCACGCCCGGCGAGCCCTTCGACGCCTTCCTCAAGCGCACGGGCCGGCGCGACAACTTCCTGCGCCGCCGCAAGTGGCTGGAGAAGCAGGAGGGCTATCGCATCGAGCGCACGGAGGCTCCCGGCGAGCTGGCCGGGCCCATGACGGACTTCTTCCGGCTGCACGCGGCGCGCTGGGCCGAGGACGGTGGCTCCCAGGGCATCAAGGGCAAGGGCGTGGAGTCCTTCCACCGTGACGCCACGCAGTTCCTGGCCGAGCGCGGCCGGCTGCGGATGTACATCATGAAGGTGGGCGGCCAGGCCGTCGCCTCGGTGTATGGCATCCTGCACCGGGACACGTTCATCTACTTCCAGTCCGGCTACGATCCTGCCTGGCGCAACCGGAGCGTGGGCCTGGTGCTCGTGGGTGAGACGTTCAAGGACGCCATCGAGGCGGGCCTCACCGAGTACGACTTCCTGCGCGGCACGGAGACGTACAAGTCCGACTGGACGACGAAGCAGCGGCGCACGGTGTCGGTGCGCATCCACGCCACCCAGGGCGCGGGACACTGGTTCACCCGTCACGAGGAGGTGGCGCGAGACGCCCGCGAGGTCCTCAAGCGCGTCCTGCCCTCCGAGACGGTCGAGCGAATCCGGAGGTTCCGCCGCCGCCGGGCCGCGGTGTGA
- a CDS encoding cytochrome c-type biogenesis protein — MTSALLSLALAAGLVTGQFAPQKGGSDPLADPALEQRVQKLGKLLRCAVCQGVSIADSPASMARAQLDTVRELVAEGKSDQQIIDYFVERYGEWVLLEPPKSGFNWLVWLGPIALIVGGALVISRQIKRAPAPTSAPPAATPSAPTPDAEDPYLKAVRQELER; from the coding sequence ATGACTTCTGCCCTCCTCTCCCTCGCCCTCGCGGCCGGACTCGTGACCGGCCAGTTCGCTCCCCAGAAGGGCGGGAGCGATCCGCTCGCCGATCCCGCCCTCGAGCAGCGCGTCCAGAAGCTCGGCAAGCTGCTGCGCTGCGCCGTGTGCCAGGGCGTCTCCATCGCGGACAGCCCCGCCTCCATGGCCCGCGCCCAGCTCGACACCGTGCGCGAGCTCGTCGCCGAGGGGAAGTCCGATCAGCAGATCATCGACTACTTCGTGGAGCGCTACGGCGAGTGGGTGCTGCTGGAGCCGCCAAAGTCGGGCTTCAACTGGCTCGTGTGGCTGGGCCCCATTGCCCTCATCGTGGGTGGAGCCCTGGTCATCTCGCGGCAGATCAAGCGGGCCCCGGCGCCCACCAGCGCGCCCCCTGCCGCCACACCCTCGGCGCCCACCCCTGATGCCGAGGATCCCTACCTGAAGGCCGTTCGCCAGGAGCTGGAGCGATGA
- a CDS encoding heme lyase CcmF/NrfE family subunit — protein sequence MNATIGYGLVLGALVCAAFGAVVGLTSGLRQTDAGSQWVRRAVWGFFACMVGSNLVMVYALVTDDFSIKYVAQVGSRATPLLFKIVALWSALEGSILFWGAIMGCFLLAFALVHKNEHKRYMSLALGTMLAVGVFFAFLIAGPANPWHTLAQVPADGPGPNPLLQNHILMVIHPPMLYLGYVGMTVPFGIAVAGLLRGEIGDAWMAPLRRWILIPWMFLSVGIILGSWWAYAVLGWGGYWAWDPVENASFLPWLTATAFMHSTMVQERKQMLKLWTMSLALASFILTILGTFMTRSGIFNSVHSFTQSDIGPTFLVFIAVLLVISIGLIATRGHLLVPQGQINSLMSRETSILVNNLVFVAITFTVLLGTVYPLVAEAVGRGRVSVGEPYFNKMAVPGGIAVLFLMGVGPMLPWGTPNKDTVRRQFIIPAVTGLVVVAVCYAAGMRGFYPLLTFGLAGFATFITLRELVAPIRVRMSERKEGLVTAVVQSASKARRRFGGYVVHLGIIVIFVAVAASSAYVKHTSSTLRIGESMTLGGYQLKYLGTNEGQEPHRAFVAARVEVTTPSGKVEEYQPRMNYYERSTDPIGTPAVRESPKEDLYISLMAFSERGTTASLNVWVFPLVGWIWYSIPILVLGSLISLWPSRRRVAVGASTPASSEAAPVAGSDMNRGAA from the coding sequence GTGAACGCAACGATTGGATACGGGCTCGTGCTCGGCGCGCTGGTGTGCGCCGCGTTCGGAGCCGTCGTCGGGCTGACGAGCGGCCTGCGGCAGACGGACGCGGGCTCGCAGTGGGTGCGGCGCGCGGTGTGGGGCTTCTTCGCCTGCATGGTGGGCTCCAACCTGGTGATGGTGTACGCGCTCGTCACCGACGACTTCAGCATCAAGTACGTGGCGCAGGTGGGTAGCCGCGCCACGCCGCTGCTCTTCAAGATCGTCGCCCTGTGGAGCGCGCTGGAGGGGTCCATCCTCTTCTGGGGCGCCATCATGGGCTGCTTCCTGCTGGCCTTCGCTCTGGTGCACAAGAACGAGCACAAGCGCTACATGTCGCTGGCGCTGGGCACCATGCTGGCGGTGGGCGTCTTCTTCGCCTTCCTCATCGCCGGGCCGGCCAACCCCTGGCACACGCTGGCGCAGGTGCCGGCGGACGGCCCGGGGCCCAACCCGCTGCTGCAGAACCACATCCTCATGGTCATCCACCCGCCCATGCTCTACCTGGGCTACGTGGGCATGACGGTGCCCTTCGGCATCGCGGTGGCGGGCCTGCTGCGCGGGGAGATCGGCGACGCGTGGATGGCGCCGCTGCGGCGCTGGATCCTCATCCCGTGGATGTTCCTCTCGGTGGGCATCATCCTGGGCTCGTGGTGGGCGTACGCGGTGCTGGGCTGGGGCGGCTACTGGGCGTGGGATCCGGTGGAGAACGCCTCGTTCCTGCCGTGGCTGACGGCCACCGCCTTCATGCACTCCACCATGGTCCAGGAGCGCAAGCAGATGCTCAAGCTGTGGACCATGAGCCTGGCGCTGGCCAGCTTCATCCTGACGATCCTCGGCACGTTCATGACGCGCTCGGGCATCTTCAACTCGGTGCACTCCTTCACCCAGTCGGACATCGGCCCCACGTTCCTGGTGTTCATCGCCGTGCTGCTGGTGATCTCCATCGGGCTGATCGCCACGCGCGGGCACCTGCTGGTGCCGCAGGGGCAGATCAACTCACTGATGTCGCGTGAGACGAGCATCCTGGTGAACAACCTGGTGTTCGTGGCCATCACCTTCACGGTGCTGCTGGGCACGGTGTACCCGCTCGTCGCCGAGGCGGTGGGCCGCGGTCGCGTCAGTGTGGGCGAGCCGTACTTCAACAAGATGGCCGTGCCTGGCGGCATCGCGGTGCTCTTCCTCATGGGCGTGGGGCCGATGCTGCCCTGGGGTACGCCGAACAAGGACACGGTGCGCCGGCAGTTCATCATCCCCGCCGTGACGGGGCTGGTGGTGGTGGCGGTGTGCTACGCGGCGGGCATGCGAGGCTTCTACCCACTGCTGACGTTTGGGCTTGCCGGCTTCGCTACCTTCATCACCCTGCGCGAGCTGGTGGCGCCCATCCGCGTGCGCATGAGCGAGCGCAAGGAGGGCCTCGTCACCGCCGTGGTCCAGAGCGCCTCCAAGGCGCGCCGGCGCTTCGGCGGCTACGTGGTGCACCTGGGCATCATCGTCATCTTCGTGGCGGTGGCCGCCTCGTCCGCATACGTCAAGCACACCTCCAGCACCCTGCGCATCGGCGAGTCCATGACGCTGGGCGGCTACCAGCTCAAGTACCTGGGCACGAACGAGGGCCAGGAGCCCCACCGCGCCTTCGTGGCGGCGCGCGTGGAGGTGACGACTCCCAGCGGCAAGGTGGAGGAGTACCAGCCGCGGATGAACTACTACGAGCGCAGCACGGATCCCATCGGCACGCCCGCGGTGCGCGAGTCCCCGAAGGAGGATCTCTACATCTCGCTGATGGCCTTCTCCGAGCGGGGAACGACGGCGAGCCTCAACGTGTGGGTTTTCCCGCTGGTGGGGTGGATCTGGTACAGCATCCCCATCCTGGTGCTGGGCTCGCTCATCTCGCTGTGGCCGTCGCGGCGGCGCGTGGCGGTGGGCGCGAGCACTCCGGCCAGCTCGGAGGCGGCGCCGGTGGCCGGCAGTGACATGAACCGGGGTGCGGCATGA
- a CDS encoding cytochrome c maturation protein CcmE — protein MTPVVRNRLIALGALLVAGAGLAFVAFGNIGENLVYYWSPAEMLSQGEKAYGPTIRLGGVVKPGTIQWNAEHTNLTFQVSSDHTPQSVAVTVRSTEVPPQMFREGIGVVVEGTFDKSQVFSSNRLMVNHSNEYRAPKPGEQPREWKESVDSSATASTRPQ, from the coding sequence ATGACGCCAGTCGTCCGTAACCGCCTCATCGCCCTGGGTGCCCTTCTGGTGGCCGGAGCCGGCCTGGCCTTCGTGGCCTTCGGCAACATCGGCGAGAACCTCGTCTACTACTGGAGCCCGGCGGAGATGCTGAGCCAGGGCGAGAAGGCCTATGGCCCCACCATCCGCCTGGGCGGCGTGGTGAAGCCCGGCACCATCCAGTGGAACGCCGAGCACACCAACCTCACCTTCCAGGTGTCCAGCGATCACACGCCGCAGTCGGTGGCGGTGACGGTGCGCTCCACGGAGGTGCCGCCGCAGATGTTCCGTGAGGGCATCGGCGTGGTGGTGGAGGGCACCTTCGACAAGTCGCAGGTGTTCAGCTCCAACCGGCTGATGGTGAACCACTCCAACGAGTACCGCGCGCCCAAGCCGGGCGAACAGCCGCGCGAGTGGAAGGAGAGCGTTGACAGCTCCGCCACGGCGTCGACGAGGCCTCAGTGA
- a CDS encoding TlpA family protein disulfide reductase has product MRWGITLGAAAICGALLVVLLKGFGRNPHEVPFMLSGKPAPAFTLRALDSGKPVSLAELRGRPVVINFWASWCGPCKMEHPVLEWGAREFGNQAVFLGIVFEDTEENARGFLQEYGASFPQLVDPRSRISVDYGVAGVPETYFIDANGIIMGKHVGPIDPQTLANRIRELSARTASTVTAQP; this is encoded by the coding sequence ATGAGGTGGGGAATCACGCTGGGCGCCGCGGCCATCTGCGGCGCGCTGCTCGTCGTGCTGCTCAAGGGCTTCGGCCGCAATCCGCACGAGGTGCCCTTCATGCTGTCGGGCAAGCCGGCGCCGGCCTTCACCCTGCGTGCGCTGGACAGCGGCAAGCCGGTGAGCCTGGCGGAGCTGCGCGGCCGCCCGGTGGTCATCAACTTCTGGGCCTCGTGGTGCGGGCCCTGCAAGATGGAGCACCCGGTGCTCGAGTGGGGCGCGCGCGAGTTCGGCAACCAGGCCGTGTTCCTGGGCATCGTCTTCGAGGACACCGAGGAGAACGCCCGGGGCTTCCTCCAGGAGTACGGGGCCAGCTTCCCGCAGCTGGTGGATCCGCGCTCGCGCATCTCCGTGGACTACGGAGTGGCCGGCGTGCCGGAGACGTACTTCATCGACGCCAACGGGATCATCATGGGCAAGCACGTGGGCCCCATCGATCCCCAGACGCTGGCCAACCGCATCCGCGAGCTGAGCGCCAGGACTGCATCCACCGTGACGGCTCAGCCTTGA